The following are from one region of the Capsicum annuum cultivar UCD-10X-F1 chromosome 1, UCD10Xv1.1, whole genome shotgun sequence genome:
- the LOC107867811 gene encoding O-fucosyltransferase 29 has translation MGVANLCKYNLAALLLHHQHKQHFVFCCCPSNGAVVPSRRSISWTAVCGFMLFALGLISLFTGHVASNLELYSQRLVKRAWFNKKDESHPAAIDIWKSRYSRFYYGCSERGPHFSSAVREGPSNGYLLIATSGGLNQQRTGITDAVVVARILNATLVVPELDHHSFWKDDSDFSDIFDVGWFISYLARDVTIVKRVPEKVMTSMEKPPYTMRVPRKSEPEYYLEQVLPILLRRWVLQLTKFDYRLSSELDEELQKLRCRVNYHALRFTKPIRNLGQKLVLRMRKMEKRFIAVHLRFEPDMLAFSGCYYGGGDKERYELGEIRKRWDTLPELSPDEERTRGKCPLTPHEVGLMLRALGFKNDTYLYVASGEIYGGEKTLQPLRELFPNFYTKEMLAGEELQPFLPYSSRLAAIDYIVCDESDVFVTNNNGNMAKILAGRRRYMGHKRTIRPNAKRLSALFMARDKMDWATFSRKVKSCQRGFMGEPEEVKPGRDFHEFPSACICKKPFNFSDVTSKENEYQISRRNPTVMESKDRYLSNSSNLEQQSSQKFREARLKDGHGSLIEDFDPDNPLSD, from the exons ATGGGTGTTGCcaatttgtgtaaatataatcTTGCTGCGTTGTTGTTGCATCATCAGCATAAACAGCATTTTGTCTTTTGTTGTTGTCCGTCGAATGGGGCGGTGGTGCCGTCGAGGAGGTCGATCTCATGGACAGCTGTTTgtggatttatgttgtttgcttTGGGGTTGATTTCGCTTTTCACTGGACACGTGGCATCTAATCTTGAATTGTACTCTCAACGGCTTGTCAAAAGGGCTTGGTTTAATAAAaag GATGAAAGTCATCCTGCAGCGATTGACATTTGGAAATCAAGGTATTCTCGTTTTTACTACGGATGCAGTGAGAGAGGCCCTCATTTTTCTT CCGCTGTGCGTGAGGGACCTTCCAATGGATATCTTCTTATTGCAACTAGTGGAGGTCTCAACCAACAAAGAACTGGC ATAACTGATGCTGTAGTTGTTGCACGGATTCTCAATGCGACTTTAGTTGTACCTGAATTGGACCATCATTCATTTTGGAAGGACGATAG TGATTTTTCCGACATTTTTGATGTTGGTTGGTTCATCTCTTACCTTGCAAGGGATGTCACAATCGTTAAAAGAGTTCCAGAGAAGGTGATGACGTCAATGGAAAAACCCCCATATACCATGCGAGTTCCTAGAAAATCGGAGCCTGAATATTACTTGGAGCAAGTGCTGCCTATACTCTTAAGAAGATGG GTTCTTCAGTTGACAAAGTTTGACTATCGACTTTCTAGTGAACTTGATGAAGAGCTACAAAAATTGCGTTGCCGTGTGAATTATCATGCCTTAAGATTCACGAAACCCATAAGGAATCTTGGTCAGAAACTTGTATTGCGTATGCGAAAGATGGAAAAACGTTTCATTGCAGTTCACTTGAG GTTTGAACCTGATATGTTGGCATTCTCTGGCTGCTACTATGGTGGGGGTGACAAGGAAAGATATGAACTGGGTGAGATAAGAAAACGATGGGATACTTTACCT GAGTTGAGCCCTGATGAAGAGCGAACACGAGGGAAATGCCCACTAACGCCTCATGAAGTAGGGCTTATGCTGCGGGCTCTTGGCTTCAAAAATGACACGTACCTTTACGTTGCATCTGGTGAAATATATGGTGGAGAGAAAACTCTGCAGCCTCTAAGAGAGCTTTTCCCAAACTTTTATACCAAAGAGATGCTTGCTGGTGAAGAACTTCAACCCTTTCTCCCCTATTCTTCGCGTCTTGCTGCAATTGACTACATTGTATGTGATGAAAGTGATGTCTTTGTCACTAACAATAATGGAAACATGGCAAAGATCCTTGCTGGTAGAAG GAGATACATGGGGCACAAGAGGACAATCAGACCAAATGCAAAAAGGCTCAGTGCACTGTTCATGGCACGAGATAAAATGGATTGGGCCACATTCTCTAGAAAAGTCAAATCATGCCAAAGAGGTTTCATGGGAGAACCTGAGGAAGTGAAACCAGGCCGAGATTTCCACGAATTTCCATCGGCATGTATCTGTAAGAAACCATTCAATTTTTCTGATGTCACAAGCAAAGAGAATGAATATCAGATTTCAAGAAGGAATCCAACTGTCATGGAGTCAAAAGATAGGTACCTATCCAATAGCAGTAACCTGGAACAGCAGAGCTCTCAGAAATTTAGAGAAGCGAGGTTGAAAGACGGGCATGGATCTTTAATAGAAGACTTTGACCCTGATAATCCTCTATCCGACTAA